A single Desulfovibrio piger DNA region contains:
- a CDS encoding ABC transporter ATP-binding protein: protein MTETVLSARGVRKRFRLREGEILALKELDLDVQENEFICIVGPSGCGKSTFLRMAAGLEPVSEGEILYRGQPVKVPRREVGMVFQEYSLLPWRTVEDNVALGLEFAGTGREERRKVAREYLELVDLAAFARAMPHELSGGMRQRVAIARALANRPDVLLMDEPFGALDAHTRILLQRELLRIWQHHKTTILFVTHGVDEAVYLADRVVVMSARPGTIRTVIPVDIPRPRHRGDPAYARLTASILEMLDSGAGMRSEQKSEAGGCPCR, encoded by the coding sequence ATGACGGAGACTGTGCTTTCTGCCCGAGGGGTGCGCAAACGCTTTCGTTTGCGTGAAGGTGAGATACTGGCCCTGAAGGAATTGGATCTGGATGTGCAGGAGAATGAGTTCATCTGCATCGTGGGGCCCAGCGGTTGCGGCAAATCGACGTTTTTGCGCATGGCTGCCGGACTTGAGCCTGTCAGTGAGGGCGAGATCCTGTACCGGGGCCAGCCGGTGAAGGTACCGCGCCGTGAAGTGGGCATGGTGTTCCAGGAATATTCCCTGCTGCCCTGGCGTACGGTGGAAGACAATGTGGCGCTGGGACTTGAATTTGCAGGGACAGGCCGTGAGGAGCGCCGCAAGGTGGCGCGTGAATACCTGGAGCTGGTGGATCTTGCCGCATTTGCCCGTGCCATGCCCCATGAGCTTTCCGGCGGCATGCGGCAACGTGTGGCCATCGCGCGGGCCCTGGCCAACAGGCCCGATGTGCTGCTGATGGACGAACCCTTCGGCGCGCTGGATGCGCATACCCGCATCCTGCTGCAACGGGAACTGCTGCGCATCTGGCAACATCACAAGACCACCATCCTTTTCGTGACCCACGGGGTGGACGAGGCCGTGTATCTGGCCGACAGGGTCGTCGTCATGTCGGCGCGTCCGGGGACGATCCGTACTGTCATACCGGTGGACATCCCCCGGCCCCGCCACCGTGGTGATCCGGCCTATGCGCGTTTGACGGCGTCCATCCTGGAAATGCTGGATTCGGGTGCTGGCATGCGCAGTGAACAGAAAAGCGAGGCAGGAGGCTGTCCATGCCGGTAG
- a CDS encoding ABC transporter permease gives MPGRIIFWAAPLLVPVLFFLIWEFMATLVGNSLILPPLEEIGALLAHPLDNVIAMGTLAGNIGISLVRVLCGYAAAVLLGVPLGVAMGYYAGLHRLLNLFLGMFRPIPPLAWVPLVLAWFGVSSLATVMGLPRSELYYYLNNLKISMLFIIFIGALFPILTSAVHGVQTVNRTLVDSARVLGASERDIFTKILLPAAAPSIVNGLRIGLGVAWMCLVSAEMLPGSLSGVGYLITHAYTVGRTDVVIAGMISISVVGALLDMAFQWIERRKYAWKQFSR, from the coding sequence ATGCCGGGACGCATCATCTTCTGGGCGGCGCCTCTTCTGGTGCCTGTGCTCTTCTTTCTCATATGGGAATTCATGGCGACACTGGTGGGCAACAGCCTTATCCTTCCCCCGCTGGAGGAGATCGGGGCCCTGCTGGCGCACCCTTTGGACAATGTCATCGCCATGGGCACGCTGGCAGGCAACATCGGCATCAGCCTGGTGCGTGTCCTCTGCGGCTATGCGGCAGCCGTGCTGCTGGGGGTGCCCCTGGGCGTGGCCATGGGCTATTATGCCGGTCTGCATCGCCTACTCAATCTTTTTCTGGGCATGTTCCGCCCCATCCCGCCCCTGGCCTGGGTACCGCTGGTGCTGGCCTGGTTCGGCGTCAGCAGCCTGGCGACGGTCATGGGCCTGCCGCGGAGCGAATTATACTATTATCTGAATAATCTGAAGATTTCCATGCTGTTCATCATATTCATCGGTGCGCTGTTCCCCATCCTGACCAGCGCCGTACATGGTGTGCAGACGGTCAACCGTACGCTGGTTGATTCGGCCCGGGTGCTGGGGGCGTCCGAGCGGGACATCTTCACCAAGATCCTGCTGCCCGCCGCGGCGCCATCCATCGTCAACGGCCTGCGTATAGGCCTTGGGGTGGCGTGGATGTGCCTGGTTTCTGCGGAGATGCTGCCCGGCAGTCTTTCCGGGGTGGGGTACCTGATCACCCATGCCTATACCGTGGGGCGTACGGACGTGGTCATTGCCGGCATGATCAGCATCAGCGTGGTGGGGGCCCTGCTGGATATGGCCTTCCAGTGGATTGAACGGCGCAAGTACGCCTGGAAACAGTTTTCCCGGTAG